In Blautia wexlerae DSM 19850, a single window of DNA contains:
- a CDS encoding AmiS/UreI family transporter, producing MLGVCLLFVGIVLINNGMCSLYNVDGKSTAIMNIFTGGLSLFINFVNLVQGNYYAAGTGLLFCFTYLFVALSKFLKASPIPFAWFSTFVAINAVIFGTIEGFTGSTALGITPDLRWAAIWYLWAILWGTAFVEDICGKKLGKFVPYLQVFEGIVTAWVPGVMMLLQIW from the coding sequence ATGTTAGGAGTTTGTCTTTTATTCGTAGGAATCGTACTGATCAACAATGGTATGTGTTCTTTATACAATGTAGACGGAAAATCAACCGCCATTATGAACATCTTTACAGGTGGTCTTTCTTTATTTATTAACTTTGTCAATCTGGTGCAGGGCAATTATTATGCAGCAGGAACAGGACTGCTGTTCTGTTTTACCTATCTTTTCGTAGCCCTGAGTAAATTCCTGAAAGCAAGCCCTATCCCATTTGCATGGTTTTCTACTTTTGTAGCCATCAATGCGGTGATCTTCGGTACAATCGAGGGATTTACAGGAAGCACTGCACTGGGAATCACACCGGATCTGCGTTGGGCAGCAATCTGGTATCTGTGGGCAATTCTCTGGGGAACTGCTTTCGTAGAAGATATCTGCGGAAAAAAACTGGGAAAATTCGTTCCATATCTTCAGGTATTTGAAGGAATCGTAACTGCATGGGTTCCTGGAGTTATGATGCTACTTCAGATTTGGTAA